The Pocillopora verrucosa isolate sample1 chromosome 14, ASM3666991v2, whole genome shotgun sequence genome has a segment encoding these proteins:
- the LOC131782398 gene encoding neuromedin-U receptor 1-like codes for MNEEIRLLAGFVSLPIFICNVIGNALVIAVVKMNKKMQCPNTYLLSWLALSDLSFGFIAETNIYLLATGAKGRLYGTYMFHTLHSILILTLLSIERYLAILKPFYYKAKVTKSLVAKLLWIILAFTAIVTAPSYYLLGNGYNMLEVCAKSKLDEIATIGYLAALLVISITVPGIVMCSCYTRIIKHVWFSDEAKNAKNKALLRSRWKLTKIFIAATIVFAVSWSPSFGKLSAKSFRCSERFVLYEAIYILLALLGSTANPIIYSFRCSGFRQAVKELFSKKCCRKHRINSRKSMPDSVTGRRPRCDQTRQSDVILLSVRKT; via the coding sequence ATGAACGAAGAAATTCGTCTATTGGCAGGGTTTGTTTCGCTGCCAATCTTCATTTGCAATGTAATTGGAAATGCACTCGTCATTGCAGTtgttaaaatgaacaaaaagatgCAATGTCCAAACACCTACCTGCTGTCCTGGCTCGCTCTGAGCGACTTAAGTTTCGGATTCATCGCAGAAACAAACATCTATTTATTAGCAACTGGCGCCAAGGGCCGTCTGTATGGAACATATATGTTTCACACTTTGCATTCGATTCTAATCTTGACTCTGCTTTCGATCGAAAGATACCTTGCGATTTTAAAGCCATTTTACTACAAAGCTAAGGTTACCAAATCTCTCGTAGCAAAACTCCTGTGGATAATATTGGCCTTCACTGCAATCGTTACTGCACCAAGTTACTATCTACTGGGAAACGGTTATAACATGCTGGAAGTTTGTGCAAAATCGAAGTTAGACGAAATTGCCACTATAGGTTATTTAGCCGCGCTTCTGGTGATCTCGATAACAGTTCCTGGCATTGTCATGTGTTCTTGCTACACCAGAATAATAAAACATGTCTGGTTTAGCGACGAGGCCAAAAATGCAAAGAACAAAGCCCTTTTGAGATCTCGGTGGAAATTGACCAAGATTTTCATAGCCGCGACAATAGTTTTCGCCGTTAGTTGGTCGCCATCTTTTGGAAAGCTTTCTGCCAAAAGCTTTCGATGCAGCGAACGTTTTGTACTTTACGAAGCAATCTATATTTTGTTAGCGCTGTTAGGATCCACGGCTAATCCCATAATTTATTCGTTTCGTTGTTCAGGATTCAGACAAGCGGTGAAGGAATTGTTCAGCAAAAAGTGCTGCAGAAAACATCGTATCAACTCGAGAAAATCAATGCCAGACAGTGTCACAGGCAGGAGACCGCGTTGTGACCAAACAAGGCAAAGTGACGTGATACTTCTTAGTGTTCGAAAGACATAG